TATTTCAACATCATTATGTTCCTNANCAGGATGACCTTGTTCCTCAGCCACACCCTCCANGTTTCCATNAACTGTATCTTCACCACCACTAAGAAACAAAACTTCCTCTGCCTCACTAGGGACATGTTGAACATACATTTCTACCATGTCCCCAGTCCCCTATGCATACTTAGACAGGTTCATTGCTTCCCTGTCATCACTCAACAATCTCAGATTATTCATCATGATTTCCCTGGACCCCTTCCACCATAACTTAAAGTCTCCATCGTACTTAAATTCTTTAACGATATCCACTGCTTCAAAATAAGACCATCGATCTGGATCAAGCCCTACTACCACGTGAACCTCTCCGCCAACATATTGTAGCCCCCTATCAAACCTTCCCATGTGATGCAAACGCACCTCGaacaccatttttttacacCTACATTCACACAATAACACTTAACTCACTATATGGACCCAAGAACGATAAACGAAATACCATCACTTACCTTGACACAATGCGTGAACGAACCACGACAATGCTTGGAGAAGAAACCGCAACGAACCACCAACGACCACGACAACAATAACCGCAACGAACCACCAACAATGCTTGGAGAAGAAACCTTCGAGATCGTGTGTGGAATTCGAATACTCTTTCAAAGAACTAACTTTTCCCCAATTCGTAAAATCAATTTTCCCCTAAATTAACCTGCCCTAaattaaccctaatttttcCCTAATTCATCTCAGACTCACGtgcaaagataattttttaaatcccaATGTCAACGTGGCAAGCAATGGTGAGTTAGTGGAAAACTACGTGGTTCagccgttagccacatcactgTTCACACTAACGGAGTCTGTTTGTAGGGACTAAAAGTAAGAATTACCAAACTTGGAGGATGAAATGCTATCAaagtttcatgcagggactaaaaccaaaattcagtgaaacttcagggactaaaagcatatttaacccaaattttaataataaaaacacatgcCGTAGTATATgtgttttcccttttttttacaataataaaaacaataaattcattattattattattattattattattattattattatatttataaaattaaatagaaatgtttttaaaattgtattataaataatttttatttattttgtactaaattttttaatttaaaaaatagcaaagtttaaaaaaatagttaaattgaaaaaaaacggttaaattttaaaaaataatcatttaaatgataaaattagtgaaataattatttttattttaaaaaattatttaaaaagtaaaattggaaGATAAATGCGAACCCAAAGAAgaatccttttatatatatatatatatatatatatatatatatatatttatatttgttttcttattagaACGTAAAGAGACTAAAAAAAGAGTTACTTGTACAACgactcaaagaaaaagaaataaaaacagaaggTCTTTTcgtttatatttgatttttactttattttacatattttatttatactttaattttaattatattttaaaattaaaaaatgaaaaaaattaaaagaaattattcaaaTGAAAGTATAGTATAACACCACTTTAGcaacatataaaaattactcttattaatattattttatttaaaatatggaCTCAAAATGCCTTTTTCTTAAtagttaaattgttttatttaaaattttactcttATTATGATTAAGATCCGAGAAAGAAATGGAATAGCCCGAACCCGAAACCGGAACCGAAACCCTGTTTGAAAAGCATACCAGTAAAGGGGAAATAGATAGGTTTTATGGAGGGTTTAGAGGCGGCTGTGGCGTTTGTCTCAGATCTTTTTTAGTTAACAGAACAGTATATAACACTTTGGCTTCTCTTTCTCCGCCTCTTATTTCCAAAATGTGGACCAAATTGGCCAAGCGAGCCTCCTCATCCTTAAGGAACAGTTTCCGTCTTTCTTCGTTATCTCCGAGAATTATCGATTCCCAAACAAGTACAAAACTAAACCCATACCTATGTCAGGGTTTCGCCAGAGTTGGGCTGAGTCGGTCATCGTTTCTATTCTACGAAGGTTTTTCTTCTCCGTCTTTGATGGTGGCGGGCAGAGGTTACGCCACGGTGGCCCAGGCTATTGAATCGACGGACACCGAAGACGACTACGTGGAGGTTCAGGAACTGTTGGAGCAAATGGTGAAGGCGGATCACAAATTAGACTGCAACAGCTACAAGTACAAGATGCTGAAGAAGAGGCAGATAAAGATGGAGACGGAGGCGTGGGAAGAAGCTGCTAGAGAGTACGAGGAGCTGTTGGAGGACATGCGCGTGCAGAAGCTTGCTCCCAATCTGCCATACATGAAGTCGCTCTTCCTTGGTTGGTTCGAGCCTCTAAGGAATGCGATTCTCGCTGATCAAGAGCTTTGTAAAGAGAGCAAGTGCCGATTGAGCCACGCTCCTTATTTCAACGAGTTGCCGGCGGATATGATGGCTGTGGTCACCATGCACAAGTTGATGGCGCTGTTGATGACGAATACGAATGGCGTGGGCACCGCCAGAGTCATCCAAGCCACTTGCCATGTAGGCGAAGCGGTTGAGCAAGAGGTATATTAATCTCTCTATCTATTGCTGTGTCATTAATTCAATTACCCAAGTGttattaattttgggttttatttttcaacttggGCATTATTATGTTGAATTGTTAATGTTCAAGCGTTGGTTGACTGAAATGCTACCCTTTATGTGGATCAGGCTAGGATATACCGATTTATGTTAAGGGAGAAGAGAACCGCCTCTGACAACTCATCTCATCTTGCTCCTGCAGTACAAAAAGGAAGAGTGATTGAAGAGGACGAGGAAACGGAAAAGAAGAAGACCAAGCTTCGGAAAAAAGTTGCTGGTTTGATGAAAAAACAGAAGAGGCAACAAGCGATGGGATTAGTTCGGGATCAAGATGATTGGAAACCTTGGGGGCAAGAAGCTCAAGTAAAGGTTTGTGATGCTTGTACTTGTAAGTTGTACCTGTAAACATGGAACGATTCTTCAGTTTGTGTTGCAATGTATTTATTGTTCGTTCCAGGTTGGCGCTCGATTAATTGATCTGCTAATAGAAACGGCTTACATTCAACCACCTGCCAAACAGTTTGGAGATGGTCCACCGGATATACGCCCAGCATTTAAGCATACCCTTAAAACACTTTCAAACGAGTCACAGTGAGATTGATAGCACTCTTCCACAATCGATATCTGTACTTTTAAACGATTACTTTTTCATTACTTAACAATCGGTGCTTTCTATTTAACTAGGAAGGAAACTAGGAGATATGGTGTTATTGAATGTGATCCTCTGGTGCAAAATGGCCTTGAGAAGTCCGTAAGTAACTCTAGGGAATGCTTCTACTTGAATTCATGCCCCCTTTTCTTTAAGTAGATTATAAGCAGAATTAGTATAGTTTTCTACTTTCAGCTATACTTCATTCTTAAGTTCATGAGATTGATGCTAAGATAGAAGTTTGTTTCTACTGACAGGCAAGGCACGTCGTCATCCCTTACATGCCAATGTTGGTGCCGCCTATTAACTGGACAAGGTACGGGAAATGTTaatacattttgttttcttattataaagatttatcatttttcccttcattttatctttagtttaaTTCTCTAGTTTAATACCTACAATTTTGGGTAGTATAATTTGAATCACATGAACAAGTTCAAACATCTATTTACTTTGCTGTAtgctttaattatatatttttttttctttttttgtgatAAGAACCTTTTGACATGCCACATCGGATTGAGTAATGACTACATTTTGCTTATTGCAATATCTTTTGTAGGTATGACAAAGGAGCATACTTTTTTTTGCCATCGTATGTGATGAGAATTCATGGAGCTAGGCAGCAACGTGAAGCAGTTAAGAGGGCTACCACGAGTCAACTTGAACCTGTTTTTGAGGTTTggatattctttttaaaattatgtgttTTTCAAAGTCTGTTCATGGGCTGCTGTTGTTAGTTGTTGAAATTAATTCTGGTATTGTTCTGTTCTAGGCCCTTGATACTCTTGGCAATACCAAATGGAGGGTAAACAAAAGGGTGCTGTGTGTGATAGATCAAATATGGGCTAATGGAGGAGGCCTGGCTGATTTGGTGGATCGTGAAGATGTGAGCATGAGATAAACCTTGTTGCTAAATTTATCTGTTGAATACCTAGATTTTCACAAAACTTGGCCCACTTTATTGGAAGAAGTGATATTGCACTTGAGTAGCTTCCAGCACAACAGTATATATTTCTTGGAATCAtgcatcatttttatttttcgttgAATGCTAGggtttaatatgtattaaaggaaaaaaacatCTTAATTCTTACTTAACGTTTTCCTATCAATTGAGGAGTAAGGGAAAAAAGAACAAGGGGCAAAAGTGGGAATATAGTTGTACTGAACTTACAAATGCAGTTAGgtgtttttgaaagaaggatcCTAATTGAGGTATGGAGTTTCTACTAATTCAGACGAAATTAGGACCTTTGGGCATTGAGGAAGCAGTCCCCTGAAGTACTGCATTGCCTTTgttcactttttatattttatttcattcctCCACATTTATACCAATATGATGTCTTCGTGATATCAATGTCAATGATCTCCTTACCATAAAATTTGAGTATCCTTGCTGGGTTTGTATCAGTTCGTTTAAAGTTTCTATTAGATATAGATTTTTAAATGTGTAGTCAAATATAACTCAAGATACAAGGGTGGTTCTACTGTTCTGACTATGGCTTTTTGATTGAATTCTGTTTTAATGTCAAAGGTTCCCCTCCCTGAAGAACCAGATACAGAAGATGAAGCTGAAATCCGAAAATGGAAGTGGAAAGTCAAAGCTGTGAAAAAGGAGAATAGTGAGAGACATTCACAGCGATGTGACATAGAACTTAAACTTGCTGTAAGAAATCTGCTACTCTTAAAGAGATTGGGTTATATAACCAATAATTTCCAGGTGATGTTGCATACACTCATCCTTGTTGCATTGCATTGGCTTTTTTGGCTGTAGGTTGCACGAAAgatgaaggatgaagaaggctTCTATTATCCTCATAATCTTGATTTTCGAGGACGAGCTTATCCCATGCACCCATATTTGAACCATCTTGGTTCTGATTTGTGCCGAGGCATACTTGAGTTTGCAGAGGGACGTCCTCTAGGGAAGTCAGGCTTGCACTGGTTAAAAATTCATCTTGCAAATTTGTATGCTGGTGGTGTCGACAAGTTATCTCACAATGATCGAATAGCATTTACCGAGAACCACCTGGATGACATATTTGATTCTTCAGACAGGCCTCTTGAAGGAAATCGGTGGTGGTTGCAAGCAGAGGACCCTTTTCAGTGTTTGGCAGCATGCATGAATCTCTCTGAAGCATTGAGGAGCCCTAATCCTGAGACTACCATTTCTCACATGCCAGTACACCAGGTACCTTGTGTGGGATGCCAGAAATTGTTATTTGGGAGACTGATTCTACATTTTATATTACAGGGACAACTCAGCTACCTTTTTTAGTCGAAATTTTCTTCTAAATGGAACAgtataatcttttctttcagaagcAAAGTTGCATCTGAATCATATATATTCATGCAgataacttttattttccttttgggAGGAAGACGCATGGAAACATAGTCATTACTCTTGCTAATTAAGAAACGTGTCAGACATCACTCGggaaacttatttatttttaaaatatgtttactaAGATCTTGGAAGTTTGTCCCTGGTGCATTTTTAAATTGAGTTGTGTCAAATATCTAATCAGTATAAATATCACATgtaaaattagatttatattGAAGTCACATTTGCCTGTTGCAAACTAGTATATATCAACATGATGTTCATTCGACGTGTAAGATGTTGAGCTTTTATTTGGCTGTACCTAGGAATACATAATTGAAAACCCTGACTGGATTGGGCTTTAGTAACAAGCCCAGATAAAAAGATGAGGTAACGCTTGATCATAATGCAAGGTTTTCAGGTATTGAATACCTTATTAATTTCATACTCCA
This genomic stretch from Vigna radiata var. radiata cultivar VC1973A chromosome 7, Vradiata_ver6, whole genome shotgun sequence harbors:
- the LOC106768604 gene encoding DNA-directed RNA polymerase 1B, mitochondrial, giving the protein MWTKLAKRASSSLRNSFRLSSLSPRIIDSQTSTKLNPYLCQGFARVGLSRSSFLFYEGFSSPSLMVAGRGYATVAQAIESTDTEDDYVEVQELLEQMVKADHKLDCNSYKYKMLKKRQIKMETEAWEEAAREYEELLEDMRVQKLAPNLPYMKSLFLGWFEPLRNAILADQELCKESKCRLSHAPYFNELPADMMAVVTMHKLMALLMTNTNGVGTARVIQATCHVGEAVEQEARIYRFMLREKRTASDNSSHLAPAVQKGRVIEEDEETEKKKTKLRKKVAGLMKKQKRQQAMGLVRDQDDWKPWGQEAQVKVGARLIDLLIETAYIQPPAKQFGDGPPDIRPAFKHTLKTLSNESQKETRRYGVIECDPLVQNGLEKSARHVVIPYMPMLVPPINWTRYDKGAYFFLPSYVMRIHGARQQREAVKRATTSQLEPVFEALDTLGNTKWRVNKRVLCVIDQIWANGGGLADLVDREDVPLPEEPDTEDEAEIRKWKWKVKAVKKENSERHSQRCDIELKLAVARKMKDEEGFYYPHNLDFRGRAYPMHPYLNHLGSDLCRGILEFAEGRPLGKSGLHWLKIHLANLYAGGVDKLSHNDRIAFTENHLDDIFDSSDRPLEGNRWWLQAEDPFQCLAACMNLSEALRSPNPETTISHMPVHQDGSCNGLQHYAALGRDKLGAAAVNLVGGDQPADVYSGIAARVLEIMKRDAEKDPETNPNALHARRLISQVDRKLVKQTVMTSVYGVTYIGAREQIKRRLKERCAIEDDVELFTAACYAARTTLTALEEMFEAARSIMDWLGDCAKVIASTNQAVRWITPLGLPVVQPYRQLGRHLIKTSLQILTLQRETDKVMAKRQRTAFPPNFVHSLDGSHMMMTAVACKKAGLNFAGVHDSYWTHACDVDEMNKILREKFVELYDAPVLENLLESFQKNFPTLNFPPLPERGDFDLREVLESRYFFN